In Clostridium sp. SY8519, one genomic interval encodes:
- a CDS encoding M20 family metallopeptidase produces MQTEDAVKLTKELIQIESTNPGAGEQQVAEYLKHQIEPVLPENGRLLLHEAEEGRPVLLAELEGESPEELVLICHMDTVPIADGWTKDPLAAEEEAGRIYGRGACDMKSGLAAATAAFLSAAQQIRHSGKKPARTLKLIGTMDEEGDMKGAETAIRLGWVRRESLVMDTEPTDGEIQTAHKGRYWFQYTIHGKAAHASRPQDGADAIAGMAYAICGIRERIEKLETDAFLGRTTAVFGTVRGGIHPYQVPAECTVTIDIRAVPPAGQEDLVRILREAAEEAAEKTGRELTCSIRPTGARPWIPHREDARMLQLLKAAVKKATGRQPAMQPFPGYTDTAVIAGILDNRNTLSYGPGSLAQAHKPDEYVRIEEIERCFRVYQELIFGWLELEER; encoded by the coding sequence ATGCAGACAGAAGATGCAGTGAAACTGACGAAAGAGCTGATTCAGATCGAGAGTACCAATCCGGGGGCCGGCGAGCAGCAGGTGGCGGAATATCTGAAACATCAGATCGAACCGGTGCTGCCGGAAAACGGAAGACTGCTGCTGCATGAGGCAGAAGAAGGGCGGCCGGTGCTTCTGGCGGAGCTGGAAGGCGAAAGCCCGGAAGAACTGGTGCTGATCTGTCATATGGATACGGTGCCCATAGCAGACGGGTGGACGAAAGATCCCCTTGCCGCAGAGGAGGAAGCAGGGCGTATCTACGGCAGGGGAGCCTGCGATATGAAATCCGGTCTGGCTGCCGCGACGGCCGCGTTTCTGTCCGCGGCGCAGCAGATCCGGCACAGTGGGAAAAAACCGGCACGCACCCTGAAGCTGATTGGCACAATGGATGAAGAAGGCGATATGAAAGGGGCAGAAACCGCGATTCGCCTGGGCTGGGTGCGCCGGGAAAGTCTGGTGATGGATACGGAACCCACAGACGGTGAGATTCAGACGGCCCACAAGGGCAGATACTGGTTCCAATACACGATTCACGGCAAAGCAGCCCATGCCAGCCGCCCGCAGGACGGAGCGGACGCCATTGCCGGTATGGCGTATGCCATCTGCGGAATACGGGAACGAATTGAAAAACTGGAAACCGATGCGTTCCTGGGCAGGACAACCGCAGTCTTTGGTACAGTCAGGGGCGGGATTCATCCCTATCAGGTGCCGGCAGAGTGTACCGTTACCATCGACATCCGGGCGGTGCCGCCCGCCGGTCAGGAGGATCTGGTGCGTATTCTCCGGGAGGCAGCGGAAGAAGCGGCGGAAAAGACCGGCAGGGAACTGACCTGCAGTATCCGGCCAACCGGTGCCAGACCGTGGATTCCCCACAGGGAAGACGCACGGATGCTGCAGCTGCTGAAAGCGGCAGTAAAGAAGGCCACCGGGCGGCAACCGGCGATGCAGCCGTTTCCGGGCTATACGGACACCGCGGTAATCGCAGGCATTCTGGATAACAGGAATACTCTTTCCTATGGCCCCGGCAGTCTTGCCCAGGCACATAAGCCGGATGAATATGTCCGGATTGAAGAAATTGAACGGTGTTTCCGGGTATATCAGGAGCTGATTTTCGGGTGGCTGGAACTGGAAGAACGGTAG
- a CDS encoding 4Fe-4S binding protein, whose product MKKRKKQVAVVHCYGASHLENGSLACRYGCKQCGLCEAACRLQAISFPENRGAALVSRELCVGCGLCVKACPQNLIRLEPAENTIQPLCSNQEAGKDARKECDTSCIGCGICEKNCPSDAIHIIDCCAVIDPGKCIACGMCAVKCPRGVIRDANGIITAV is encoded by the coding sequence ATGAAAAAGAGAAAGAAACAGGTGGCGGTAGTCCACTGCTATGGAGCGTCTCATCTGGAAAACGGGAGTCTAGCATGCAGGTATGGATGCAAACAGTGCGGGCTGTGTGAAGCAGCCTGCAGGCTCCAGGCCATTTCTTTCCCGGAAAACCGGGGCGCGGCGCTGGTATCCCGGGAACTGTGTGTCGGCTGCGGACTCTGCGTAAAGGCATGTCCGCAGAACCTGATCCGGCTGGAACCGGCGGAAAATACTATTCAGCCCCTGTGCAGCAATCAGGAAGCAGGCAAAGACGCGCGGAAAGAGTGCGATACCAGCTGTATCGGCTGCGGGATCTGTGAAAAGAACTGTCCGTCAGACGCGATCCACATCATTGACTGCTGCGCTGTGATTGATCCGGGCAAATGCATTGCCTGCGGTATGTGTGCCGTAAAATGTCCCCGGGGTGTGATTCGCGACGCCAATGGAATAATTACGGCAGTCTGA
- a CDS encoding helix-turn-helix transcriptional regulator, with protein sequence MKKSLIEFYTRLAKGIAAEFGPNCEVVIHDLQGGDHEHSIIAIENGHVTGRQVGDGPSHIVLEALQHSTEWQHDRLAYLTKTRDGKILKSSTIYIRDDNNRIIGIFGINYDITLMLAMSEQLKSFTGTSETNEEAPVALNVADLLDELIDQSIRQVGKPVPLMKKEDKVQVIRLLNEAGAFLITKSGPKVCKHLGISKYTLYSYLDEVKADS encoded by the coding sequence ATGAAAAAATCATTAATCGAGTTCTATACCCGCCTCGCAAAAGGGATTGCAGCAGAATTCGGTCCCAACTGTGAAGTCGTAATCCACGATCTGCAGGGCGGCGACCATGAGCATTCCATTATTGCCATTGAAAATGGCCATGTCACCGGCCGGCAGGTGGGAGACGGCCCGTCTCACATTGTTCTGGAAGCCCTGCAGCACAGCACAGAGTGGCAGCACGACCGCCTGGCTTATCTGACGAAAACGAGAGACGGCAAGATTCTGAAATCCAGTACCATTTACATCCGCGATGACAATAACCGCATCATCGGGATCTTCGGAATCAACTATGACATCACCCTGATGCTTGCCATGAGTGAACAGTTAAAATCCTTCACCGGCACCAGCGAGACCAACGAAGAAGCTCCGGTCGCGCTGAATGTGGCTGATCTGCTGGATGAGCTGATCGACCAGAGCATCCGCCAGGTCGGAAAACCCGTTCCCCTGATGAAAAAAGAGGATAAAGTCCAGGTAATCCGACTGCTGAACGAAGCCGGCGCATTTCTGATTACAAAATCCGGCCCGAAAGTGTGCAAGCATCTCGGCATATCCAAATACACGCTTTACAGCTATCTGGACGAAGTCAAAGCCGACAGCTGA
- a CDS encoding solute carrier family 23 protein: MKKETIAAPRGDETILYEFKGGAPSAGKLIPLSLQHVLAAVVGVITPSIIVAGVCNLAPEEKTMMIQAALILTAIATLLQLFPIFGRIGAGLPVIMGTSFAYVPTLEAIGGQFNIGTIMGAEIVGGLVAIVFGIFVKQIRRLFPDVVTGTVIFTIGLSLYPTAVRYMAGGAGTEGFGGTRNWLVALITFAVVLVLNNFTKGVLKLGSLFWGMIVGYIVSLCLGMVDFSSVLNTSSVVSVPQFMHFKIEFVPAACASLAIVYIVNSVQTIGDLTSTTVGGMDRIPTDKELQGGIVTQGLMSIVGAFFGGLPTASYSQNVGIVTVNKVVNRIVFLVAALILLAAGLIPSLSALLTTIPQAVIGGATLSVFAQIAMTGIRLFTKGGLTPRKTTVVGMSVALGVGITQVSGCLTGPGFPSWVNTVFGTSSVVVATLMAIILNLIIPKEKEEKVETIKEETPED; encoded by the coding sequence ATGAAAAAAGAAACGATTGCAGCACCGCGGGGAGATGAGACGATTCTCTATGAGTTCAAAGGGGGAGCGCCCAGCGCCGGAAAACTGATTCCGCTGAGTCTGCAGCATGTGCTGGCGGCAGTGGTAGGTGTTATCACACCGTCTATCATCGTTGCAGGCGTCTGTAATTTAGCCCCGGAAGAAAAGACCATGATGATTCAGGCGGCTTTGATTCTGACGGCGATCGCCACATTGCTTCAGCTGTTTCCGATTTTCGGCAGGATCGGCGCCGGACTTCCGGTAATCATGGGTACCAGTTTCGCGTATGTGCCGACGCTGGAAGCCATCGGCGGACAGTTTAATATCGGAACCATCATGGGAGCGGAGATTGTCGGAGGTCTGGTGGCGATTGTGTTTGGCATTTTTGTCAAACAGATCCGCAGGCTGTTCCCGGATGTGGTGACCGGTACGGTTATCTTTACCATAGGTCTTTCCCTGTATCCCACAGCTGTGCGTTATATGGCCGGCGGAGCGGGAACAGAAGGATTCGGCGGCACCAGAAACTGGCTGGTGGCTCTGATTACTTTCGCGGTGGTGCTGGTTCTGAACAACTTTACCAAAGGGGTGCTGAAGCTGGGCTCTCTGTTCTGGGGCATGATTGTAGGTTATATTGTGTCGCTGTGCCTGGGAATGGTGGATTTCTCCAGTGTGCTGAATACCTCATCGGTGGTTTCGGTTCCTCAGTTCATGCATTTCAAAATAGAGTTTGTACCGGCTGCCTGCGCATCACTGGCAATTGTGTATATTGTGAATTCTGTACAGACCATCGGTGATCTTACCTCCACAACCGTCGGCGGCATGGATCGGATCCCGACAGACAAAGAGCTGCAGGGCGGTATCGTGACCCAGGGCCTGATGAGTATCGTCGGCGCCTTCTTCGGCGGCCTTCCTACCGCAAGCTACAGCCAGAACGTAGGTATTGTTACCGTAAATAAAGTCGTGAACCGTATCGTATTCCTGGTAGCAGCGCTGATTCTGCTGGCTGCGGGCCTGATTCCCAGTCTGTCCGCTCTGCTGACAACAATTCCCCAGGCGGTAATCGGCGGCGCCACCTTATCCGTATTCGCGCAGATCGCCATGACAGGTATCCGGCTGTTCACCAAAGGGGGACTGACACCGCGCAAGACAACGGTGGTAGGCATGTCCGTAGCACTGGGCGTAGGTATTACACAGGTAAGCGGATGCCTGACCGGACCGGGCTTCCCGTCCTGGGTGAACACAGTATTCGGAACTTCATCAGTAGTAGTGGCCACCCTGATGGCAATTATTCTCAATCTGATTATTCCGAAAGAAAAAGAAGAAAAAGTGGAAACCATAAAAGAAGAAACTCCTGAGGATTAA
- the ygfK gene encoding putative selenate reductase subunit YgfK, translated as MSDLMRPMSIGHLMNWVLTEYREKGSIFGIEKIVRHTNGQALPIYEEKIESPFGPAAGPNTQLAQNIIASYVAGSRFFELKTVQVMDGAELSACVSKPCITAGDECYNCEWSTELYVPQAFEEYVKAWVVCKILAKELNLGDPDGFVFNMSVGYDLEGIKSEKVNTYIDQMMDARDTEVFQTCIQWALDHADQFTNVDEAYIRGISSRISDSITESTLHGCPPDEIERIATYLITEKNLHTFIKCNPTLLGYEYARKRLDSLGFDYIAFDDHHFLEDLQWKDAIPMFRRLLKLTAEKGLEFGVKITNTFPVDVKANELPSEEMYMSGRSLFPLSIHLARLLTEEFDGKLRISYSGGATIYNIKSLFDAGIWPITMATNVLKPGGYQRMSQIADELMECGNERFAGVSVAAVQTIDDDVMESDLYRKPVKPLPERHMDKKLPLFDCFTAPCREGCPIHQDIPAYLQAMVEGKAEKALDIILERNALPFITGTICPHHCGDKCMRNYYEETLHIRETKLAAAEQAYSKVLPKLKAASPQTGKKVAVIGGGPAGLSAASFLSRAGVPVTVFERQQNLGGIVRNVIPAFRISDETIDKDVELCKAYGAEFRLGTEVKSLQELKDQGYTDIIVSVGAWNPGNAHLNYGEALDAIEFLEQAKKNPENVSLGKNVVVLGGGNTAMDVARAAKRINGVEKVRLVYRRTRRYMPADEEELQMAIDDGVEFMELLAPIGVKDGVLKCSVMELGAPDASGRRAPQDTGRETEVPADTVIAAVGERIDTALYEGMKVAMDAKGRPEVNENMMTSVEGIYAAGDSRRGPATVVEAIADAAKAAAAIAGISFEKYTDENAAGAEDNYLFKKGMLSTDLTAEPDGRCLGCATVCEVCADVCPNRANVAIHVPGKCQAQIIHVDGMCNECGNCAVFCPYNGRPYKDKFTLFWNEEDFTNSENEGFLLLPDGSVKVRLDGKEEVSTQDQLDQISADAAAVIRAVIKDYSYLIER; from the coding sequence ATGAGTGATCTTATGCGGCCAATGTCTATCGGACATCTTATGAACTGGGTACTGACAGAGTACAGGGAGAAAGGAAGTATTTTCGGCATCGAGAAAATTGTGCGCCATACCAATGGACAGGCGCTTCCGATCTATGAAGAAAAGATTGAGTCTCCCTTCGGACCTGCAGCAGGACCGAATACTCAGCTGGCGCAGAACATTATCGCGTCTTACGTGGCAGGTTCCCGTTTCTTCGAGTTAAAGACCGTACAGGTTATGGACGGTGCGGAACTCTCTGCCTGTGTAAGCAAACCGTGCATTACTGCAGGGGATGAGTGCTATAACTGTGAGTGGTCAACCGAATTATATGTACCCCAGGCTTTTGAAGAGTATGTAAAAGCATGGGTAGTCTGCAAGATTCTCGCAAAAGAGCTGAATCTGGGTGATCCGGACGGATTTGTGTTCAACATGTCTGTGGGATACGACCTGGAGGGAATCAAATCCGAAAAAGTGAATACTTACATAGACCAGATGATGGATGCACGGGATACGGAAGTGTTCCAGACCTGCATCCAGTGGGCACTGGATCATGCAGATCAGTTTACCAATGTGGACGAGGCGTATATCCGCGGCATCAGTTCACGGATTTCCGATTCCATTACAGAATCCACGCTTCACGGATGTCCGCCGGATGAGATCGAGCGGATCGCCACCTATCTGATTACAGAGAAAAATCTGCATACATTCATCAAATGCAACCCGACCCTTCTGGGCTATGAATATGCCAGAAAGAGACTGGATTCTCTCGGATTTGATTATATCGCCTTTGATGACCATCATTTCCTGGAAGACCTGCAGTGGAAGGATGCCATCCCTATGTTCCGGCGTCTGCTGAAACTGACGGCGGAAAAAGGACTGGAATTCGGCGTTAAAATCACCAATACCTTCCCGGTGGATGTGAAAGCCAATGAGCTGCCCAGTGAAGAAATGTATATGTCCGGCCGCTCCCTGTTCCCGCTGAGTATTCACCTGGCCCGCCTGCTGACAGAGGAGTTTGACGGCAAGCTGCGGATTTCCTATTCCGGCGGTGCCACCATTTACAATATCAAATCTCTGTTTGATGCCGGCATCTGGCCTATCACCATGGCCACCAATGTCCTGAAACCCGGCGGATATCAGCGCATGAGCCAGATCGCGGATGAGTTAATGGAGTGCGGAAACGAACGGTTTGCAGGCGTCAGCGTTGCTGCGGTACAGACCATCGACGACGATGTGATGGAAAGCGATCTGTACAGAAAACCGGTGAAACCGCTGCCGGAACGCCATATGGACAAGAAGCTGCCGCTGTTTGACTGCTTTACAGCTCCCTGCCGGGAAGGCTGTCCGATTCACCAGGATATCCCGGCGTATCTGCAGGCAATGGTGGAAGGAAAGGCAGAGAAGGCTCTGGATATCATCCTGGAGCGCAATGCCCTTCCGTTTATCACAGGAACCATCTGCCCGCATCACTGCGGGGACAAATGTATGCGCAATTACTACGAGGAGACGCTGCACATCCGGGAGACCAAACTCGCTGCAGCGGAACAGGCATACAGCAAAGTGCTTCCGAAGCTGAAAGCTGCCAGCCCGCAGACCGGCAAAAAAGTCGCAGTCATCGGCGGCGGTCCGGCAGGACTTTCCGCAGCATCTTTCCTGTCAAGAGCAGGAGTTCCCGTTACAGTATTTGAACGGCAGCAGAACCTGGGCGGTATCGTACGCAATGTGATTCCCGCATTCAGAATCTCAGACGAAACCATCGACAAAGATGTGGAGCTGTGCAAGGCATACGGCGCGGAATTCCGTCTGGGCACAGAAGTGAAGTCTCTGCAGGAATTAAAAGATCAGGGATATACAGACATCATCGTATCCGTTGGCGCATGGAACCCCGGAAATGCGCATCTGAACTACGGCGAAGCTCTGGATGCCATTGAGTTCCTGGAGCAGGCGAAGAAAAATCCGGAAAACGTGTCTCTCGGCAAAAACGTAGTCGTTTTAGGCGGCGGAAATACAGCCATGGACGTTGCCCGGGCAGCGAAACGCATCAACGGTGTGGAGAAGGTTCGTCTGGTATACCGACGCACCAGAAGATATATGCCGGCAGATGAGGAAGAACTGCAGATGGCCATCGATGACGGCGTGGAATTCATGGAACTGCTGGCGCCCATCGGCGTAAAAGACGGCGTGCTGAAGTGTTCTGTCATGGAACTGGGCGCTCCGGACGCATCCGGCAGAAGAGCTCCGCAGGATACCGGCAGAGAAACAGAAGTTCCGGCCGACACAGTGATTGCGGCAGTGGGCGAACGCATTGACACCGCACTGTATGAAGGCATGAAGGTGGCAATGGATGCCAAGGGCCGTCCGGAAGTCAATGAAAACATGATGACCAGTGTGGAAGGCATCTATGCCGCAGGTGATTCCAGACGCGGCCCGGCCACTGTTGTAGAGGCCATTGCGGATGCGGCAAAAGCAGCTGCGGCCATCGCGGGAATCAGCTTTGAGAAATACACGGATGAAAACGCGGCAGGCGCAGAGGACAACTATCTGTTTAAGAAGGGCATGCTGAGCACAGATCTGACGGCAGAGCCGGATGGCAGATGTCTGGGATGCGCGACCGTATGTGAAGTATGCGCTGACGTATGTCCGAACCGGGCCAATGTGGCGATCCATGTTCCGGGCAAATGCCAGGCCCAGATCATCCATGTGGACGGCATGTGCAACGAGTGCGGCAACTGCGCGGTCTTCTGTCCGTACAACGGCAGACCCTACAAAGACAAATTTACCCTGTTCTGGAATGAGGAAGATTTCACCAACAGTGAAAATGAAGGCTTCCTGCTTCTTCCGGACGGATCGGTGAAAGTGCGCCTGGACGGAAAAGAAGAAGTCAGCACGCAGGATCAGCTGGATCAGATTTCAGCAGATGCGGCTGCAGTGATCCGCGCAGTCATCAAGGATTATTCCTATCTGATTGAGCGTTAA
- the ssnA gene encoding putative aminohydrolase SsnA has protein sequence MLLIGNGQVITRDAEQPYLKDGAVVIDGDTIQEVGALDAMKKKYPAAEFVDAQGGIIMPGLINAHTHIYSGLARGLAIAGNNPTNFLEVLDGTWWNIDRHLTLDGTRASAYATVLDCIRDGVTTIFDHHASFGEIPGSLFAIKDVVKEIGIRSCLCYEVSERDGEEKTAQSIQENADFAKWAKDADDPMVKAMFGGHALFTISDRTFEKMVEANDGMTGFHIHVAEGMNDVYDSLQNYGCRPVNRLLYNGILGEKTMLGHCIHISPSEMDIIKETGTMVVNNPESNMGNAVGCSPVLQMMAKGITVGMGTDAYTHDMLESMKVFLIIQRHNACLPNVGFCEDTQMLFENNRVIAEKYFGRTLGVLKEGAAADVIVMDYKPFTPFSEENIDGHMLFGMMGKNCRTTVINGKVLYKDREFVGIDEEKINAWTMEQSKKLWGELNHRVY, from the coding sequence ATGTTATTAATTGGTAACGGTCAGGTAATTACAAGAGATGCCGAACAGCCGTATCTGAAAGACGGAGCTGTCGTGATTGACGGGGATACCATTCAGGAAGTCGGTGCCCTGGATGCCATGAAGAAAAAGTATCCGGCAGCGGAATTTGTAGACGCGCAGGGCGGAATTATTATGCCGGGGCTGATCAATGCCCATACGCATATCTATTCCGGACTTGCCCGGGGACTTGCGATTGCGGGCAACAATCCCACAAATTTCCTGGAAGTGCTGGACGGCACCTGGTGGAATATTGACCGCCATCTGACGCTGGACGGAACCAGAGCCAGCGCCTATGCGACAGTACTGGACTGCATCCGGGACGGCGTCACCACCATCTTTGACCATCATGCAAGCTTCGGCGAGATTCCGGGTTCCTTATTTGCCATCAAGGATGTGGTAAAGGAAATCGGCATCCGTTCCTGTCTGTGCTATGAAGTGTCCGAGCGGGACGGAGAAGAGAAAACAGCCCAGAGCATTCAGGAGAACGCGGATTTTGCCAAATGGGCCAAAGACGCGGATGATCCGATGGTGAAGGCAATGTTCGGCGGACATGCCCTGTTTACCATTTCAGACAGAACCTTCGAGAAAATGGTGGAAGCAAACGACGGCATGACCGGATTCCACATCCATGTGGCAGAAGGCATGAATGATGTCTATGACAGCCTGCAGAATTACGGCTGCCGTCCGGTGAACCGCCTGCTTTACAACGGCATTCTGGGAGAGAAGACCATGCTGGGACACTGCATCCATATCAGCCCTTCCGAGATGGATATCATCAAAGAAACAGGAACCATGGTTGTCAACAATCCGGAATCCAACATGGGAAATGCAGTGGGATGCTCACCGGTGCTTCAGATGATGGCAAAGGGCATTACCGTGGGAATGGGTACCGATGCCTATACCCATGATATGCTGGAAAGCATGAAAGTGTTCCTGATCATTCAGAGACATAACGCCTGCCTGCCGAACGTGGGATTCTGTGAAGACACGCAGATGCTGTTCGAGAACAACCGCGTCATCGCGGAGAAGTATTTCGGAAGAACCCTCGGCGTCCTGAAAGAAGGCGCGGCTGCGGATGTTATTGTCATGGACTACAAGCCATTCACACCGTTCTCCGAGGAAAATATCGACGGCCACATGCTGTTCGGCATGATGGGCAAGAACTGCAGAACGACAGTGATTAATGGAAAAGTGCTCTACAAGGACCGTGAGTTTGTGGGAATTGACGAAGAGAAGATCAATGCGTGGACCATGGAACAGAGCAAGAAACTCTGGGGCGAACTGAATCACAGAGTATATTAA
- the xdh gene encoding selenium-dependent xanthine dehydrogenase encodes MAEMYTFTVNGVERSTSERKSLLRYLRDDLHLYSCKDGCSEGACGTCTIVVDGKAVKACVLTTDRAVGRQILTVEGLSDREKDAFVYAFGSKGSVQCGFCIPGMVMAGKALIDQVPDPSEEEIKYALRGNICRCTGYKKIIEGIQLAAAILRGDAAIDEELEKGENGPGGVGSRAFRVDVRKKVLGYGKYPDDIDMEEMVHLSAVRSRYPRARVKKIDASKALAVKGVLGVLTAADVPNNKVGHIQQDWDVMIAEGDITRSVGDAICLVVAETEEILEKAKSLIRIDYEVMKPVCSIKEAMAPNAPKLHPNGNLCQQRHVVRGNAAEALKASAYTVTESFSTPFTEHAFLEPECAVAFPYKDGIKILSTDQGAYDTRKEVAIMFGWEPERIVVENQLIGGGFGGKEDVSVQHLAALAAWIYKRPVKAKMSRQESIRFHPKRHAMEGTFTLGCDENGIFTGLDCDIYFDTGAYASLCGPVLERACTHSVGPYCYQNTDIRGYGYYTNNPPGGAFRGFGVCQSEFALEAMINLLAEKVGISPWEIRYRNAIEPGKVLPNGQIADCSTALKETLEAVREVYEKNRGHAGIACAMKNAGVGVGLPDKGRCRLVIEDGTCVIYSAASDIGQGCQTVFCQDVAEATGLPLSRIRNAVASTENAPDSGTTSGSRQTLLTGEAVREAAFRLAEDLRGCGGDLGALNGREYFYEYFEPTDKLGADKPNPKSHIAYGYATHVVILDDAGRVKEVYAAHDSGKVVNPISIQGQIEGGVLMGMGYALTEDFPLKDGVPQARYGTLGLLRAPDIPDIHAIYVEKENLLEVAYGAKGIGEIATIPTAPAAQGAYYALDGKFRTSLPMEDTYYSRK; translated from the coding sequence ATGGCAGAAATGTATACATTTACCGTGAACGGTGTAGAACGCAGCACATCTGAGCGAAAATCCCTTCTCCGTTATCTGAGAGATGACCTGCATCTTTACTCCTGCAAAGATGGATGCAGCGAGGGCGCCTGCGGAACCTGCACCATCGTGGTGGACGGCAAAGCGGTAAAAGCCTGTGTATTAACGACGGACCGTGCCGTGGGGCGGCAGATCCTTACGGTGGAAGGGCTGAGCGACCGGGAAAAGGACGCTTTTGTCTATGCCTTCGGATCCAAGGGGTCCGTACAGTGCGGATTCTGTATCCCGGGTATGGTAATGGCCGGCAAGGCACTGATTGACCAGGTGCCGGATCCTTCGGAAGAAGAGATCAAATATGCCCTGCGGGGCAATATCTGCCGCTGTACCGGATATAAGAAAATTATTGAAGGCATTCAGCTGGCAGCGGCGATTCTCCGGGGAGATGCCGCCATTGATGAAGAACTGGAAAAAGGAGAAAACGGCCCGGGCGGTGTCGGAAGCAGGGCATTCCGTGTGGATGTGCGCAAGAAAGTCCTGGGATACGGAAAATATCCGGATGACATCGATATGGAAGAGATGGTGCACCTGTCGGCGGTGCGCAGCCGTTATCCCCGTGCGAGAGTAAAGAAGATAGACGCTTCGAAAGCGCTTGCGGTAAAAGGCGTTCTGGGTGTGCTGACAGCTGCTGATGTGCCGAATAACAAGGTGGGACATATCCAGCAGGACTGGGATGTCATGATTGCGGAGGGGGATATTACCCGTTCCGTGGGAGACGCCATCTGTCTGGTGGTTGCGGAGACCGAAGAAATCCTGGAAAAAGCCAAAAGCCTGATCCGCATCGATTATGAAGTGATGAAACCGGTGTGCAGCATCAAAGAAGCCATGGCGCCAAACGCGCCGAAACTGCATCCCAACGGCAATCTCTGCCAGCAGCGGCATGTGGTGCGCGGAAATGCGGCAGAAGCGCTGAAAGCATCCGCCTATACCGTAACAGAATCGTTCTCCACGCCGTTTACAGAACATGCCTTCCTGGAACCGGAGTGCGCGGTGGCGTTTCCGTATAAAGACGGCATCAAGATCCTCAGCACGGATCAGGGGGCTTATGACACACGAAAAGAAGTGGCCATCATGTTCGGCTGGGAGCCGGAGCGGATCGTTGTGGAAAATCAGTTAATCGGCGGCGGATTCGGCGGCAAGGAAGACGTGTCCGTACAGCATCTGGCTGCGCTGGCGGCCTGGATCTACAAGCGTCCGGTCAAGGCAAAGATGAGCCGTCAGGAATCGATTCGTTTCCATCCGAAGCGGCATGCCATGGAAGGCACCTTTACACTGGGCTGTGATGAAAACGGAATCTTCACCGGCCTGGACTGTGATATTTACTTTGATACCGGGGCCTATGCTTCTCTTTGCGGACCGGTACTGGAGCGGGCCTGCACCCATTCCGTAGGGCCCTACTGCTACCAGAACACAGATATCCGCGGATACGGGTATTATACCAACAATCCGCCGGGAGGCGCTTTCCGGGGCTTTGGCGTATGTCAGAGTGAATTTGCCCTGGAAGCCATGATTAACCTGCTGGCAGAAAAAGTGGGAATTTCCCCCTGGGAAATTCGTTACCGCAACGCGATCGAACCGGGAAAGGTTCTGCCGAACGGACAGATTGCGGACTGCTCCACCGCACTGAAGGAAACGCTGGAAGCGGTCCGGGAAGTTTATGAGAAAAACCGGGGACACGCGGGAATCGCCTGCGCCATGAAAAATGCCGGTGTCGGCGTAGGACTTCCGGACAAGGGACGCTGCAGACTGGTCATCGAGGATGGCACCTGCGTTATTTATTCGGCAGCGTCGGATATCGGCCAGGGCTGTCAGACGGTATTCTGCCAGGACGTGGCGGAAGCCACCGGGCTTCCCCTGTCCCGGATCCGCAATGCTGTGGCCAGTACGGAGAACGCGCCGGATTCCGGAACCACCTCCGGCTCCCGCCAGACGCTGCTGACCGGCGAGGCGGTGCGGGAAGCCGCTTTCCGGCTGGCAGAAGACCTGCGCGGCTGCGGCGGAGATCTGGGCGCGTTAAACGGCAGAGAATATTTCTACGAATATTTTGAACCCACAGACAAACTGGGGGCAGATAAACCGAATCCGAAGAGCCATATCGCATACGGATATGCGACCCATGTAGTGATCCTGGATGATGCGGGCCGTGTGAAGGAAGTATACGCGGCACATGATTCGGGAAAAGTGGTGAATCCGATATCAATTCAGGGCCAGATCGAAGGCGGTGTGCTCATGGGCATGGGATATGCCCTGACAGAGGACTTCCCGCTGAAGGACGGCGTGCCCCAGGCCAGATACGGAACGCTGGGGCTGCTTCGGGCACCGGACATTCCGGATATCCATGCGATTTATGTGGAAAAAGAAAATCTGCTGGAAGTTGCCTACGGCGCAAAGGGAATCGGCGAAATCGCCACAATTCCCACCGCCCCTGCGGCGCAGGGCGCCTACTATGCGCTGGATGGAAAATTCCGCACCTCACTTCCGATGGAAGATACGTATTACAGCAGAAAATAG